Genomic segment of Mycolicibacterium sarraceniae:
AGCCCATCATCGAGCCGCCGACGTGGTCGGGGTGGTGGTGGGTGACCAGCACGCCGGAGAGGTGCATGCCATCGGCCTCGAGAGTGTCGAGTAGGTCGCCGGCGGCATAGGCCGGGTCGACGACGACGGCGTCGCCGGTCTCGCGGTCGCCGATCAAATAGGCGAAATTGCGCATCTGTTGCGCCATCATGTCGCCGGCGGCGAAATCCCGGCCGGAGAGCAGCTGTCGGAAATACAGACGGTCCGTCGGAGCCATGGCCTAACAGTAAGACCAGTGGCGCTTGCCGCAGCCTACGGGTCAATTCGTCGCCTCGACGTGCGGTTTGGCTGAGTCGAGCCGCAGGCTGTACCCTCTTTAAGGCCCACGCCGCGCGTTACGTTGCGTCGAGGGTCAGGCCCCCTTAGCTCAGTCGGTAGAGCGTTTCCATGGTAAGGAAAAGGTCAACGGTTCGATTCCGTTAGGGGGCTCGGTGGACACTCGGATCTCTCGGTTGGCCTCTGGGCACGGAGTTTCGCAAGTGCCTGTCGGGGCGGTGTAGCTCAGCTGGTTAGAGCGCACGACTCATAATCGTGAGGTCGGGAGATCGAGCCTCCCCACCGCTACAAGTACGACTGAGATGCAAAACGAGAACGTGAAAGAAGGCAACGGACGTGGCCTCCAGTACTGACGTACGGCCCAAGATCACTTTGGCCTGCGAGGTGTGCAAGCACCGCAACTACATCACCAAGAAGAACCGTCGTAACGACCCTGACCGCCTCGAGCTGAAGAAGTTCTGCCCGAACTGCGGTGAGCACCAGCCGCACAAAGAGTCGCGCTGATTTACCGGCCGTCTGTCGACGGCCGGTAGCGCAGGAGGCTTACACGACACTTGCTCAGTGTCGTGAGTGAGACGGGAGAGAGTGGCGTCAACGATGGCATTGCGTGAGTTCAGCTCGATCAAGGTGGGCGAAGAGCTGCCCGAACAGGTCATTCATCTCACCCGGGCTGACCTGGTCAACTACGCCGGCGTGTCCGGCGACCTCAACCCGATCCACTGGGACGACGAGATCGCCAAGCAGGTCGGTCTGGATACCGCGATCGCCCACGGCATGCTGACGATGGGCCTCGGCGGCGGTTTCGTGACCACGTGGGTCGGCGATCCGGGCGCGGTGACCGAATTCAACGTGCGCTTCACCGCCATCGTGCCGGTGCCCAACGACGGCGTCGGCGCCGAAATCGTGTTCAGCGGCAAAGTGAAGTCGGCCGACGCCGAGACCAAGACCGTGACGATCGCACTGGTGGCGACGACCGGCGGGAAGAAGATCTTCGGGCGCGCCGTGGCGATAGCGAAGCTGGCGTAACGATGGCGCTCAAGACCGATATCCGCGGGATGATTTGGGAGTACCCGGACACTTTCTCAGTGGGCCGCGAGCAGATTCGTCAGTATGCGAACTCGGTGAAGTCCGCGGTTCCCGCCTCCACCGACGAGAAAGCCGCCGCCGAGTTGGGCCACTCCGGCCTGGTGGCGCCGCTGACGTTCGCGTCGATCCTCGCTGTGATGATCCAGCGGCACTTCTTCCAGCATGTGGACATCGGGCTGAAAACCCTGCAGATCGTGCAGGTGGATCAGAAGTTCAAGTACTACCGGCCGATCGTTGAGGGCGACGAGGTGCGCGGCACCATGTACATCGAGAGCGTCGACGAGCGTTTCGGCGCCGATATCGTCACTACCCGCAACGTCCTGATCGATCAGCACGGCGAGATCGTCATGGAATCGTTCACCACGCTGATGGCGCATGAGGGCGAGAATTCGATCTCGGCGGGCTGGGATCCCGAGACCGGACAGGTGCTGCGCAAGCCGGTCAGTCAGGACTGACGACGGATTAACACCTGCCCGATGCACCGTTGTACACTCGGACCTCGGGGTTTTCCCAGATAAGCGCGCTGTCCGTCGGTTCGGGTTGACCGGACGGGGAGCGCGCGAGCTATGTGGGGCACTCCGTTGCAGAGGGGCGTAGCTCAACTGGCAGAGCAGCGGTCTCCAAAACCGCAGGTTGCAGGTTCAAGTCCTGTCGCCCCTGCAATAACTGAATAAGACTGGTTTGGAACATGGTGGACACTGGAGGGTGCACACCGGGCTGAGGTAACCGGCACTGGGGTACTTGGCCTAGACACTCGACACAAAGGAGCATGCGGTGAGCGACGAGCGCGACAGTGCTGACGCCGCAGGCGAGGGCGGACTGGATGGCAACGAGGACACCGGCGGTGAGACCGTCGTCGTGACCCGGCCCGCGCGTCCCACTGGCAAGCGGTCTCGGCGTGCAGGCACCACTGCGTTGGCTGAGCCGGAGGAAGCCGAATCGACTGCCGAGGAACTCGGCGTCGAGAAGGACAAGTCCGCCACCAAGGCCAAGAAAAAGAAGGCGAAGTCGGGGCCGTCGCGCAACCCGTTCCTGTTCGTGTGGAACTACCTCAAGCAGGTCGTCGCCGAACTGCGCAAGGTGATCTGGCCGAACCGCAAGCAGATGGTCAGCTACACCACTGTCGTCCTGCTGTTCCTGGCGTTCATGGTGGCCCTGATCGGTGGGGTCGACCTGGGCCTGGCCAAGCTGGTGCTGTGGGTGTTCGGCTAGCTCACCGCTGATGTTTTTTAGAGAGGACTGACTACCGTGACAACCCCCGAAGGCGATACGCCCACGGGTGAGGCGATCGATGTCATCGACGACACCGCGACAGCGGTGGACGCGGACATCGAGGAGGCCACACCTGAGCTCGAGGCGGCGCCTGATGCTGACGCGACGCATGCCGCCGACGAGGCCGCCGAGGAGGAGCTCGATCCGGCCGAGGCGCTTAAGGCTGAGCTGCGCAGCAAGCCGGGCGACTGGTACGTCATCCACTCCTACGCCGGCTACGAGAACAAGGTGAAGGCCAACCTCGAGACCCGCGTTCAGAACCTCGACGTCGGCGACTACATCTTCCAGGTGGAAGTGCCGACCGAAGAGGTCACCGAGATCAAGAACGGCCAGCGCAAGCAGGTCAATCGCAAGGTGCTGCCGGGCTACATCCTGGTCCGGATGGACCTGACCGACGACTCGTGGGCCGCGGTGCGCAACACCCCCGGCGTGACGGGGTTCGTCGGCGCGACGTCGCGGCCGACGTCGCTGTCGCTGAATGACGTGGTGAAGTTCCTGCTGCCGCAGGGCGCGGCGAAGAAGCCCGGCAAGGCGGCGTCGACCGCATCTGCTTCCTCGTCTGAGGCCACGTTGGAACGCCCGGAGATCCTGGTGGACTTCGAGGTGGGCGAGTCGGTCACCGTCATGGACGGCCCGTTCGCGACGCTGCCGGCCTCGATCAGCGAGGTCAACGCCGAGCAGCAGAAGCTCAAGGTGCTGGTGTCCATCTTCGGCCGCGAAACACCCGTCGAACTGACCTTCACCCAGGTCGCCAAGATCTAGTAATCGGGCTTCGGCCCCCGGAAAGGAAATCGAACACCCATGGCCCCGAAGAAGAAAAAGGTCGTCGGGCTGATCAAGCTGCAGATCCAGGCCGGGCAGGCCAACCCCGCCCCGCCGGTCGGCCCTGCGCTCGGCCAGCACGGCGTCAACATCATGGAGTTCTGCAAGGCGTACAACGCCGCGACCGAGAACCAGCGCGGTAACGTCATCCCCGTCGAGATCAGCGTCTACGAGGATCGCAGCTTCACCTTCGCGCTGAAGACCCCGCCCGCTGCCCGCCTGCTGCTCAAAGCCGCCGGTATCCAGAAGGGTTCGGCCGAGCCGCACAAGACCAAGGTGGCGAAGATCAGCTGGGATCAGGTGCGCGAGATCGCCGAGACCAAGAAGGAAGATCTCAACGCCAACGACATCGATCAGGCTGCCAAGATCATCGCCGGCACCGCCCGGTCGATGGGTATCACTGTCGAGTAGCTTGCGGATCGACCCGGCAGAAGCCGAGTGATTCGACCCAGTGGGAGAGCCCGCTTCGGCTCGCAACCACAACCTCTGAACCTAGGAGACACCAATGAGCAAGACCAGCAAGGCATATCGCGAAGCCGCCGAAAAGGTGGACCGCACCAAGCTCTACAGCCCGCTCGAGGCGGCCAAGCTCGCCAAGGAGACCTCGTCGAAGAACCAGGACGCGACCGTCGAGGTGGCGATCCGGCTCGGCGTCGACCCGCGTAAGGCCGACCAGATGGTCCGCGGCACGGTCAACCTGCCCAACGGCACGGGTAAGACCGCGCGCGTCGCGGTGTTCGCCGTCGGCGAGAAGGCCGAGGCCGCGCTGGCCGCCGGCGCCGATGTCGTGGGCAGTGACGACCTGATCGAGAAGATCCAGGGCGGCTTCCTGGACTTCGACGCCGCGATCGCCACGCCCGACCAGATGGCCAAGGTGGGCAAGATCGCCCGCGTGCTGGGCCCGCGCGGTCTGATGCCGAACCCCAAGACCGGCACCGTCACTCCCGATGTGGCCAAGGCCGTCAACGACATCAAGGGCGGCAAGATCAACTTCCGCGTCGACAAGCAGGCCAACCTGCACTTCGTGATCGGCAAGGCGTCCTTCGACGAGAAGAAGCTGGTGGAGAACTACGGTGCCGCGCTCGACGAGGTGCTGCGCGCCAAGCCGTCGTCCTCCAAGGGTCGCTACCTCAAGAAGATCACCGTGTCGACGACTACCGGCCCGGGCATCCCGGTCGACCCGGCCGTCGTCCGGAACTTCACCGAGGATCAGCTGTAATTCTTTAGCGCGAATGGCCACCTACCGCGGTAGGTGGCCATTCGTCTTTCAGAGTGGAGTAGGGGGTGCTGTGCACGTTTTGTTCGTGTGCACCGGGAACATCTGCCGATCGCCGATCGCCGAGCGGCTCGCGGTGCTGTTCGCCGAGCGGCTACAGGTTCCGGAATTCACGGCGTCGAGTGCGGGGACACGGGCGCTGGTCGGTTACCCGATTCATCCGGACTCGGTGCGGGTGATCGAAAGCCTCGGCGGGGACGCGTCGGACTTCAGCGCCCGACGGTTGAGCGCGAAGATCGCCTCTGGTGCCGACCTGATTCTGACGATGACGCGCGAGCACTGCGACGTCGTGCTCGAGAAGGTGCCGCGGCAGCTCAGCAGGACTTACACCCTCGCCCAGGCGGCGAGGCTCGCCGCCGAGTTCGCGCCCGCGAACATCACCGATCTGGCTGCGCTCCGCCCGCGGGTGGCGACTGACAAACGGTGGGATATTAGCGACCCGATTGGCCAGAGCCCCGAGTTCTTCACCGACGTCGGCGGGCGGATCGCCGATTTGCTGCCCCCGATAGTGGAGCTGTGCCGGCGGTCGGTGAGCTGAGAGCGCGAAGCTTGCTCAGTACGCGCCGGCGTGGCTCAAGATGACCTTGACCGTTTTCACCGCGATCAGTAGGTCAGAGACCATCGACCAGTTTTCGACGTAGAACAGATCGAGCCGCACGGAGTCGCTCCAGGACAGGTCGGAGCGTCCGCTGACTTGCCACAGACCGGTGATGCCCGGGCGGACCAGCAGGCGGCGTCGGGTGGAGTCGTCGTAGGTTTCGACTTCACTGGCCAGCGGTGGCCGCGGGCCGACGACGCTCATGTCGCGCTTAAGGACATTGATGAACTGCGGCAACTCGTCAAGGCTGTATTTGCGCAGTACGCGACCAACCGGTGTGACTCGCGGGTCGTCGCGCATCTTGAACAGCACTCCGCCGGGGCTTTCGTTGAGCGAGACAAGTCCGCCGAGCATCGTGTCGGCGCGATCGACCATCGTGCGGAACTTGATTATCTGGAAGGGCCGCCCTTCCACTCCGATCCGCTCTTGCCGGTAGAAGACGGGCCCGGGGCTGGTCAGCTTGATGGCGAGACCGATGAGAGCGAGGATGGGTAGCCCGCAGAGCAGGACCAGGCTGGAGAACACCACGTCGAAGAGCCGCTTCTCAAACTGTTTGGCACCTTGGTAAGTGGGCTTTTCCACGTGGATGAGGGGGAGACCGGCGATCGGCCGCATCTGCAGACGCGGGCCGGCGACATCGACCACGCCGGGCGCGACGAACATGTCGATATTGAGGCCTTCGAGTTCCCACGACAGTTCACGCAAAGCGCGGCCATCGAGCTGCTCGGACGCGGCGACGGCGACGGCGAAGCTGTTGGTCTCGGTGGCGGCCGCGACGATATTCGACTCGTCGCCGAAGTTGGGGATGATCCCTACGCCCGCGATGTCGAGGGGCCTCCGGCTCGCTCGGCCGGAGACGCATGCTCCCACGACCGCGAATTCGGATCCGTTACCGGCGAAGGAACTGGCCAGATCACGAACGGCCGATGGGTTTCCGACGACCAGAATGCGGGTGACGCAATGGCCGTATCTTTTTCGCGCTTCGACGACAACGCGACGTGCGATCCAGCGAAAGAGGATCAACAGGAGGATGCCGCTCGGGAGTGCGATCAGCAGATAACCGCGGGCGATCTCGAGTTTAAAGGCCATCGAGATGATCGCGATGCTGCCGAACGTCGCGGCCGTGCTGACGCACACGCGTCGGTATTCCTCGACCCCGGAGCCGATGACGCGCGGTGCCCGCGAGCGGTTGATCGACAGCACCAGCATCCAGCCGACGATGATGAGGGTGGACACCACCAGATAGTTGGAGAAGTACACCACCCAGTCGCTGGACCCCCCACGGGGACGGGCAATCGCGAGCGGTCCGCCGAAGCGCAGCCATTGTGCGAGGGCCACAGCTAAGACGACAGCTAGCAAATCGACCGCCACGAGCCGGCGGGCATACGTCTCCTGCCACCCAGGTGGCCGTGCGTCGACTTGCACACCACGTATCGACGGCTCGAACGGGTCGCCGTCGCTCACAGCCCTCACATGTCCCCCACGACCCGCTTCCGTCCCTCGCGGAAACTAACGTAAGGATAGTCCCAGCGGCGTGTGGATACACAATGAACAGCAAACCTCGATTGAGGAAGCTGGGGTGTTTCTCGTCGCAAGGGAAGCTCGTGGTTCGTGTTGCCGCCGATTCAGCAAGTCGGCGATGACCACGGACTCATAGCCATGAGCGGGAAGAACTGTCGCGTAGCCTGTATTCAGCGAAACAACGCAAACCTCGACGACGAATGGTGACGATCGTTTCCTCGCCGACGCGCATGGGACGAATACGTCCACTGGCAAACCGTCCTCGCGCTGTCCTCGGGCGAATCGCCGGGCATGATCAAAGGATCATGGTGGTTTCTCGAAGGTGCCGCCAATGATTCAATCGTGCAAGGATGTTGCGTGCTCGCGACACTAGGAGACGGTCCGTTTCAGGTCCTTCGGCCAGTTTGAAACGTCGAGGAGCTTCTGAGGGGGCACTCTGGCGTTGGCACCAGCCAAGCTCGAGGAAAGCAATCGAAATGAGGCGTGAGTCATGACCCACCAATTCCGGATAGGTGTGGGCGTTTTTGGGCTCGGCTACGTCGGCTGCGTCTCGGCTGCGTGCCTCGCCTTGCGGGGGTGTCAGGTCATCGGAGTCGACGTGAACGCCGACAAGGTCGACATGCTGGGCCGAGGTGTCGCACCGATTCTCGAAGAGCGGATTGGTGAGCTGGCCGCCGAAGCCGTCGCGGCGGGAACGCTGACCGTGACCACTAAGGCCCGGCATGCGGTAGCCAGGTCAGACATCTCGCTGATCTGCGTCGGAACACCGTCGACCCCCACGGGGGAGCTGACGACGGCGTTCTTGGAACAGGTGACCGCGGAGATCGGTGTTGCCCTTGCAGAGATGGACCGTTGGCATGTCGTCGTTTATCGCAGCACGATGCTTCCGGGAACGTGTGAGAGCCTGCTGATTCCGATGCTCGAACAACTGTCGGGGAAGCGCGCTGGCGTTGATTTCGGCGTCTGCGTCAATCCAGAGTTTCTCCGTGAAGGGACCAGTGTCAAAGATTTCTTTGACCCGCCGAAAACGGTTGTTGGCGCCAGTGATTCGCGCACAGCCGAGACGGTGATGGCACTCTACGAGGACCTGCCCGGACCTCGCTACGTGGTTCCGATCAGTGTCGCCGAGATGACCAAGTACGTTGACAACAGCTTTCATGCGCTGAAAGTGGCATTTGCCAACGAGATCGGCGCGATCTGCGCCTCGCTGGGCCTTGATTCGCATGACGTCATGGACATCTTTCTTGCTGACACGAAGTTGAATCTGGGCTCGGCATACCTGCGCCCGGGGTTCGCCTTCGGGGGGTCCTGTCTGCCAAAGGACGTCCGGGCGCTCAATCACATAGCCCGGCATAACATCGTGGACACGCCGTTGCTCGGAAATCTGTTGCGGTCCAACGAAAGTCATCTGCAGCGCGCCGTCGACCTGGTCATCGCGGATGGACGCCGCAAAGTAGGGATATTCGGCCTTGCGTTCAAGACAGGTACTGATGATCTCCGGGAGAGCCCGTTGGTGGAATTGGCGGAACGTTTGATCGGCAAGGGGTTCGACGTGAGGATTTTCGATGCGAACGTAGCTCTGTCGCGGCTAGTGGGCGCCAACCGGACCTACATAAGTCAACGGCTCCCACATATCGGCCGGCTACTCAGTGACGATATCGACGCAGTCCTTGGCCATGGAGAAATACTGATCGTCGGGACATGTGCGTCCGAAGTCAGCGAGGCGGTCGCTCGATGTTCACCCGATCAGCGAGTTATCGATCTGGTTCGGTTGCCTGACGCGCGGAAATGGCGCGATCGTGAAAGCTACACGGGTATAGCGTGGTAGCGGCGCTGTTATAAATGGGAAGTCGGCACACGTTACTAGACTTGACCATCTCAGTGTTGACCCATGTAACTCGAACGAAGGGCCAAGGGATCGTTGTGAACACCCAGCCGCTGGCTCGCCCAGAGTTGAGCGCAACTGCTATTGCTCACCTGGTGTGCCCTTGCTGTAGAGGTATCCTGGCATCGTCGGCGGGTGAAGGGATGACGTGTCAGAGTCCCGCCTGCGGAAAGCGATTTCCCATAGTAGACGGAATACCGATTCTGATCGACGAAGAGAATAGTGTCTTCGCGCTGAGTGACTTCGTAGCACGGCGAGAGACGTTCTTCCCTACGAATTCGCGACTGAAACAACGACTGCGGAGACTTCTTCCTTCGGTGAGCGCCAACATCGTGGCCGAAGACAACTATGTGAACTTCGCACGTCTCCTGGAGGACATGCTCACGACAACTAAGCCGCGTGTGTTGATCCTTGGCGGCAGTATCGTGGGCTCGGGGATGGACCTATTGCTAAGTCGGTCGGATTTTGAGTTCATAGAGTCAGACGTGGCGTTTGGGCCGCGCACGAGCATCGTTTTGGATGCGCATGCCATCCCCTTCTCGGACTGCTCATTCGATGGTGTGATTGCCCAGGCCGTCCTTGAGCACGTGGTTGACCCCGGGAAGGTTGTTGACGAAATACACCGCGTATTAAGAGACGACGGCATCGTTTATGCCGATACACCGTTCATGCAGCAAGTCCATGCCGGCGCGTACGATTTCACACGATTCACACATTTGGGTCACAGACGCCTTTTTCGCAAATTCGATGAGATTGCCAGCGGTGCAACATGTGGTACCGGTATGGCACTGGCGTGGTCTTATAAGGCCTTTTTGATGAGCTTAACTAATAAAAAGTCGTTGCACAAACTCGCCATGGTGTTCGCTGCCTTCACATCTTTTTTCTTCAAGTACATGGACAAGTTCACTATCAACAATCCCGCGTCCCTGGACGCGGCTTCGGGAATATATTTTCTCGGCCGAAAGAGTGCGGCAGTACTGTCGGACAGAGAGTTGCTGCTCCAATATCGGGGTGCAGGCCGGCCGGCTGCGATAGAAATGCCATCCGAGGCGACAGCTGAGGAACGCTAATGTATCCAGACGCGGTTCTGCGAGCCGGCCGCGTCAGCGTCGGACAGTGCTGATTGACAGTTCCCGCCGATCAAGCTCGACCAGTGGAATTAGTGGCTCAGGTCACTAGCCCCCGCTGCGTATTCGCCAGCAGACGCGATCGCTGCTTGTAGATCCGGGGCGAGTGCCGCTGACTGGGGCACGCTTATATGGGCCGAGTCCCGGTAGCGCACAAAGTTTGGCGCTTCCGTCGAACAGACTTGGGCCGGACAGAGCGCAGCGGCTGGATCCCAGATAGCGGCCCCGGTATCGTGTGCGACCTCCTTCAGAACAGAGCGTGTGGCCAACACGGGAGTGATCGCGGCTTCGAGCGTGGTTTCTGTGGCGCAGCGCTTTTCGATGACGTCGAACAGGTTGCACCGGCTGGGGTCCCAATTCAGGTGCGGAATTGTTTGAATCAGTAGCACTTTCTGTCCCGCGCTCATGAGAGTCTCGACGGTTCGGAGCAGACCGATCCGCAGAGCTGCGACCTTTCGGCTCGATTCGGTGGAAAGCGCTTCGATCGAGTTACCAGCCTTGAATATGCTTGAGTGCCAGTATTGGTCGGTGTTGGCGATCACGACTACGCCAGGTTCGCTGCGCTTCAGATAGTCAAGAGTGCCTTCGACATATCGTCGACAGACTGCTTTATCTGATGGGGGCGGTGTGTCTAGGTAGATATCGACCATCGGGCAAGCAACCGCCGCGGCTACGACGACCTGTCGTCCGAGGTGTCTTCCCGCAGCAATGATGCCTTCGCTGAACTGAGTCGAGTTCGAGTCGCCGACCAAGTAGATCGGACTGCCTGCCGCGTCCGAGCCCCACGTGCAGTGGCTCTTGACCGCTGGGTCTAGTGGTTGACGCTCGTCACAGCCTGCAATGGTTGCGGTATGAAGCGGGATCGTCGCCGCCTGAAGGTGGCGCACGGGCTGCGACCACCACCCACGTGAGGCGCTGAACCATAGGCTGCCTCCAAGGAGCATCGGAATCACGAGCACCGTGGCCACCAAACCAATCCAGTGACGGCGGTTGAGCCCCTCGAGCTTTCGGATGGGTTCTTCCACATACCTGTAGGAGAACATCGCCGGAGCACACGATAGGACGGCTGCCCCGAACAACGCCCAGGGGTCGTGGGGTAACAGCAGTCCGGCGACGACGATGAATGGCCAATGCCACAAGTAGACGGAGTACGACCAGTCGCCGACCTTGACCATGGCACGTGCGGCTAGCAACCGAAACGCCGGACCCGTGGCGCGAGTTCCGGAGAGAATGAGCAGCAGTGTGCCGGTGACAGGTAGGAGAGTCCAGGTTCCCGGAAATGGTGTTCGGTCATTGATGACCAAGACAGAACCGATGACGATAGCCAAACCTATGATGCTCAGAACCTGACAGAGGCGTGTCGAAGCAGGCGCCCAGCGTGCGAGCATCAACGCCAATAGTGCCCCGGCGGCGAACTCCCAGACCCGGGTCACCGGACCGTAAAAGCCCAGGATTCGTTGGAAGCCAGGAACACTGACTCCGTGCGAACTC
This window contains:
- the rpmG gene encoding 50S ribosomal protein L33; translation: MASSTDVRPKITLACEVCKHRNYITKKNRRNDPDRLELKKFCPNCGEHQPHKESR
- the hadB gene encoding (3R)-hydroxyacyl-ACP dehydratase subunit HadB, translated to MALREFSSIKVGEELPEQVIHLTRADLVNYAGVSGDLNPIHWDDEIAKQVGLDTAIAHGMLTMGLGGGFVTTWVGDPGAVTEFNVRFTAIVPVPNDGVGAEIVFSGKVKSADAETKTVTIALVATTGGKKIFGRAVAIAKLA
- the hadC gene encoding (3R)-hydroxyacyl-ACP dehydratase subunit HadC codes for the protein MALKTDIRGMIWEYPDTFSVGREQIRQYANSVKSAVPASTDEKAAAELGHSGLVAPLTFASILAVMIQRHFFQHVDIGLKTLQIVQVDQKFKYYRPIVEGDEVRGTMYIESVDERFGADIVTTRNVLIDQHGEIVMESFTTLMAHEGENSISAGWDPETGQVLRKPVSQD
- the secE gene encoding preprotein translocase subunit SecE, giving the protein MSDERDSADAAGEGGLDGNEDTGGETVVVTRPARPTGKRSRRAGTTALAEPEEAESTAEELGVEKDKSATKAKKKKAKSGPSRNPFLFVWNYLKQVVAELRKVIWPNRKQMVSYTTVVLLFLAFMVALIGGVDLGLAKLVLWVFG
- the nusG gene encoding transcription termination/antitermination protein NusG; amino-acid sequence: MTTPEGDTPTGEAIDVIDDTATAVDADIEEATPELEAAPDADATHAADEAAEEELDPAEALKAELRSKPGDWYVIHSYAGYENKVKANLETRVQNLDVGDYIFQVEVPTEEVTEIKNGQRKQVNRKVLPGYILVRMDLTDDSWAAVRNTPGVTGFVGATSRPTSLSLNDVVKFLLPQGAAKKPGKAASTASASSSEATLERPEILVDFEVGESVTVMDGPFATLPASISEVNAEQQKLKVLVSIFGRETPVELTFTQVAKI
- the rplK gene encoding 50S ribosomal protein L11 → MAPKKKKVVGLIKLQIQAGQANPAPPVGPALGQHGVNIMEFCKAYNAATENQRGNVIPVEISVYEDRSFTFALKTPPAARLLLKAAGIQKGSAEPHKTKVAKISWDQVREIAETKKEDLNANDIDQAAKIIAGTARSMGITVE
- the rplA gene encoding 50S ribosomal protein L1, with translation MSKTSKAYREAAEKVDRTKLYSPLEAAKLAKETSSKNQDATVEVAIRLGVDPRKADQMVRGTVNLPNGTGKTARVAVFAVGEKAEAALAAGADVVGSDDLIEKIQGGFLDFDAAIATPDQMAKVGKIARVLGPRGLMPNPKTGTVTPDVAKAVNDIKGGKINFRVDKQANLHFVIGKASFDEKKLVENYGAALDEVLRAKPSSSKGRYLKKITVSTTTGPGIPVDPAVVRNFTEDQL
- a CDS encoding arsenate reductase/protein-tyrosine-phosphatase family protein, whose product is MCTGNICRSPIAERLAVLFAERLQVPEFTASSAGTRALVGYPIHPDSVRVIESLGGDASDFSARRLSAKIASGADLILTMTREHCDVVLEKVPRQLSRTYTLAQAARLAAEFAPANITDLAALRPRVATDKRWDISDPIGQSPEFFTDVGGRIADLLPPIVELCRRSVS
- a CDS encoding sugar transferase yields the protein MSDGDPFEPSIRGVQVDARPPGWQETYARRLVAVDLLAVVLAVALAQWLRFGGPLAIARPRGGSSDWVVYFSNYLVVSTLIIVGWMLVLSINRSRAPRVIGSGVEEYRRVCVSTAATFGSIAIISMAFKLEIARGYLLIALPSGILLLILFRWIARRVVVEARKRYGHCVTRILVVGNPSAVRDLASSFAGNGSEFAVVGACVSGRASRRPLDIAGVGIIPNFGDESNIVAAATETNSFAVAVAASEQLDGRALRELSWELEGLNIDMFVAPGVVDVAGPRLQMRPIAGLPLIHVEKPTYQGAKQFEKRLFDVVFSSLVLLCGLPILALIGLAIKLTSPGPVFYRQERIGVEGRPFQIIKFRTMVDRADTMLGGLVSLNESPGGVLFKMRDDPRVTPVGRVLRKYSLDELPQFINVLKRDMSVVGPRPPLASEVETYDDSTRRRLLVRPGITGLWQVSGRSDLSWSDSVRLDLFYVENWSMVSDLLIAVKTVKVILSHAGAY
- a CDS encoding nucleotide sugar dehydrogenase; protein product: MTHQFRIGVGVFGLGYVGCVSAACLALRGCQVIGVDVNADKVDMLGRGVAPILEERIGELAAEAVAAGTLTVTTKARHAVARSDISLICVGTPSTPTGELTTAFLEQVTAEIGVALAEMDRWHVVVYRSTMLPGTCESLLIPMLEQLSGKRAGVDFGVCVNPEFLREGTSVKDFFDPPKTVVGASDSRTAETVMALYEDLPGPRYVVPISVAEMTKYVDNSFHALKVAFANEIGAICASLGLDSHDVMDIFLADTKLNLGSAYLRPGFAFGGSCLPKDVRALNHIARHNIVDTPLLGNLLRSNESHLQRAVDLVIADGRRKVGIFGLAFKTGTDDLRESPLVELAERLIGKGFDVRIFDANVALSRLVGANRTYISQRLPHIGRLLSDDIDAVLGHGEILIVGTCASEVSEAVARCSPDQRVIDLVRLPDARKWRDRESYTGIAW
- a CDS encoding class I SAM-dependent methyltransferase, with protein sequence MSANIVAEDNYVNFARLLEDMLTTTKPRVLILGGSIVGSGMDLLLSRSDFEFIESDVAFGPRTSIVLDAHAIPFSDCSFDGVIAQAVLEHVVDPGKVVDEIHRVLRDDGIVYADTPFMQQVHAGAYDFTRFTHLGHRRLFRKFDEIASGATCGTGMALAWSYKAFLMSLTNKKSLHKLAMVFAAFTSFFFKYMDKFTINNPASLDAASGIYFLGRKSAAVLSDRELLLQYRGAGRPAAIEMPSEATAEER
- a CDS encoding acyltransferase family protein, with the translated sequence MLGDQQPEAPSNRRLDIQGMRAIAVLVVVAFHAGLPLPGGFVGVDIFFVISGFVITAMLHRHLQQSGRIKFGDFYLRRFKRLTPALALMIAVTMMLSAAFVSPLGPQQTAGQTAVGAMALVANIVIATTAGGYFNAKADTNPLLHTWSLSVEEQFYLVFPMLILLGWVLARSRRRFMTLSPLLIVAASGAVSFTLAVVSSHGVSVPGFQRILGFYGPVTRVWEFAAGALLALMLARWAPASTRLCQVLSIIGLAIVIGSVLVINDRTPFPGTWTLLPVTGTLLLILSGTRATGPAFRLLAARAMVKVGDWSYSVYLWHWPFIVVAGLLLPHDPWALFGAAVLSCAPAMFSYRYVEEPIRKLEGLNRRHWIGLVATVLVIPMLLGGSLWFSASRGWWSQPVRHLQAATIPLHTATIAGCDERQPLDPAVKSHCTWGSDAAGSPIYLVGDSNSTQFSEGIIAAGRHLGRQVVVAAAVACPMVDIYLDTPPPSDKAVCRRYVEGTLDYLKRSEPGVVVIANTDQYWHSSIFKAGNSIEALSTESSRKVAALRIGLLRTVETLMSAGQKVLLIQTIPHLNWDPSRCNLFDVIEKRCATETTLEAAITPVLATRSVLKEVAHDTGAAIWDPAAALCPAQVCSTEAPNFVRYRDSAHISVPQSAALAPDLQAAIASAGEYAAGASDLSH